From one Bos javanicus breed banteng chromosome 15, ARS-OSU_banteng_1.0, whole genome shotgun sequence genomic stretch:
- the PATL1 gene encoding protein PAT1 homolog 1 isoform X4, with product MSLEDCPLDEDEDAFQGLGEEDEEIDQFNDDTFGSGAVDDDWQEAHERLAELEEKLPAAVNEQSGNGERDEMDLLGDHEENLAERLSKMVIENELEDPAIMRAVQTRPVLQPQPGSLNSSIWDGSEVLRRIRGPLLAQEMPTVSVLEYALPQRPPQGPEDDRDLSERALPRRSTSPVIGSPPVRAVPIGTPPKQMAVPSFNQQPVQSCSIDFPPPETSSWKGRPMWKILCPKPVHVRPPMPPRYPAPYGERMSPNQLCSVPNSSLLGHPFPPSVPPVLSPLQRAQLLGGAQLQPGRMSPSQFARVPGFVGSPLAAMNPKLLQGRIGQMLPPAPGFRAFFSAPPPTTPPPPQQHPPGPGPHLQNLRSQAPMFRPDTTHLHPQHRRLLHQRQQQNRNQHRNLNGAGDRGSHRSSHQDHIRKDPYANLMLQREKDWVSKIQMMQLQSTDPYLDDFYYQNYFEKLEKLSAAEEMQGDGPKKERTKLITPQVAKLEHTYKPVQFEGSLGKLTVSSVNNPRKMIDAVVTSRSEDDETKEKQVRDKRRKTLFIIEKTYSLLLDVEDYERRYLLSLEEERPALMDERKHKICCMYDNLRGKLPGQERPSDDHFVQIMCIRKGKRMVARILPFLSTEQAADILMTTARNLPFLIKKDAQDEVLPCLLSPFSLLLYHLPPVTVTSLLQQLMNLPQSAAAPAPSNPHLSAVLQNKFGLSLLLVVLSRGEDLQSSDAASELAQSNPWTEVMFVATRELLRIPQTGLAKPISIPTNLVSLFSRYVDRQKLNLLETKLQLVQGIR from the exons ATG tctttggagGATTGTCCTCTGGATGAAGATGAAGATGCATTTCAGGGCCTGGGAGAGGAGGACGAAGAGATTGATCAATTCAATGATGATACATTTGGGTCAGGTGCAGTTG ATGATGATTGGCAGGAAGCACATGAGCGCCTGGCTGAACTGGAAGAGAAGCTACCTGCAGCAGTTAATGAACAAAGCGGCAATGGAGAAAGGGATGAGATGGACTTGTTGGGTGACCATGAGGAGAATCTGGCAGAGAGGCTCAGCAAGATGGTGATTGAAAATGAACTTGAAGACCCAGCTATCATGAGGGCGGTACAGACCAGGCCCGTGTTGCAA CCCCAACCAGGAAGTCTCAATTCCAGCATCTGGGATGGATCTGAAGTTCTGAGGCGAATCCGAGGACCACTGCTTGCTCAG GAAATGCCTACAGTGTCTGTGTTAGAATATGCCTTGCCTCAGAGGCCCCCCCAGGGCCCAGAAGATGATCGGGACCTTTCCGAGCGCGCATTACCAAGGCGGTCCACCTCGCCTGTCATTGGGAGTCCTCCTGTTAGAGCTGTCCCCATAGGCACCCCACCTAAGCAGATGGCTGTGCCCAGCTTCAACCAGCAG cctgtgcagtCCTGTTCCATAGACTTCCCTCCACCTGAAACCAGCAGCTGGAAAGGAAGGCCAATGTGGAAG ATTCTGTGTCCAAAGCCTGTCCACGTTCGGCCCCCAATGCCGCCACGGTATCCTGCTCCCTATGGTGAGAGGATGTCTCCAAACCAGCTCTGCAGTGTCCCG aactcctCCCTGCTGGGCCACCCTTTTCCCCCTAGCGTCCCTCCTGTCCTCAGCCCCCTCCAGAGAGCACAGCTTCTTGGAGGAGCACAG CTACAGCCTGGACGGATGTCTCCCAGCCAGTTTGCACGGGTCCCTGGATTCGTGGGCAGCCCACTTGCCGCCATGAATCCCAAGCTGTTGCAAGGGCGAATTGGGCAGATGCTCCCCCCGGCGCCAGGCTTCCGCGCCTTCTTCAGCGCCCCACCCCCCACTACACCGCCCCCTCCGCAGCAGCACCCCCCTGGCCCAGGACCCCACCTGCAAAACCTAAG ATCACAGGCTCCAATGTTTAGACCAGACACAACCCACCTTCATCCACAGCACCGTCGACTTTTGCATCAGAGACAGCAACAGAATAGAAA TCAACATCGGAATCTCAatggtgcaggagacagagggagTCACCGGAGCAGTCATCAGGATCATATCCGAAAGGATCCTTATGCCAACCTCATGCTGCAGCGAGAAAAAGACTGGGTCTCTAAAATCCAGATGATGCAACTGCAAAGCACTGATCCCTACCTGGATGATTTTTATTATCAG AATTACTTTGAAAAACTGGAGAAACTGTCAGCTGCTGAAGAAATGCAAGGTGACGGCCCAAAAAAGGAGCGCACCAAGCTCATCACGCCTCAGGTGGCCAAGCTGGAGCACACCTACAAACCAG TGCAGTTTGAGGGCTCTTTGGGAAAGCTCACTGTCTCTAGTGTGAATAATCCCCGAAAAATGATTGATGCTGTTGTGACGTCTCGGAGTGAGGATGAT gagacaaaagaaaaacaggttcGGGACAAAAGACGAAAAACCCTTTTCATAATTGAGAAA ACCTATAGTTTACTGCTTGATGTGGAGGATTACGAAAGGCGTTATCTCCTAAGTCTGGAAGAAGAGCGACCTGCCCTGATGGATGAAAGAAAGCACAAAATTTGTTGCATGTATGACAACTTAAGGGGGAAATTGCCTGGACAGGAGAG GCCGAGTGATGACCACTTTGTACAGATCATGTGTATCCGAAAGGGGAAGAGAATGGTAGCCCGGATTCTGCCTTTCCTCTCCACAGAGCAAGCAGCTGACATTCTCATGACAACAGCCAGGAACCTCCCTTTCCTCATCAAGAAGGACGCACAGGATGAG GTGCTGCCATGCCTATTGagtcccttctctctcctcctctaccATCTTCCACCAGTGACCGTCACCAGCCTTCTGCAGCAGCTGATGAACCTACCTCAGAGTGCAGCGGCCCCAGCTCCGTCCAACCCGCACCTCTCTGCCGTGCTCCAGAACAAG TTTGGCCTGTCCCTGCTTCTCGTCGTCCTGAGCCGCGGGGAAGACCTACAGAGCTCAGACGCCGCTTCAGAATTGGCGCAAAGCAACCCATG GACGGAGGTGATGTTTGTGGCAACCCGAGAACTTTTGCGGATTCCCCAGACGGGCCTGGCCAAGCCAATCTCTATACCCACAAACCTAGTATCCCTCTTTTCTCGTTACGTTGACCGACAGAAACTGAACTTGCTGGAGACAAAACTGCA GCTAGTTCAGGGGATACGGTAA
- the PATL1 gene encoding protein PAT1 homolog 1 isoform X3, giving the protein MFRYESLEDCPLDEDEDAFQGLGEEDEEIDQFNDDTFGSGAVDDDWQEAHERLAELEEKLPAAVNEQSGNGERDEMDLLGDHEENLAERLSKMVIENELEDPAIMRAVQTRPVLQPQPGSLNSSIWDGSEVLRRIRGPLLAQEMPTVSVLEYALPQRPPQGPEDDRDLSERALPRRSTSPVIGSPPVRAVPIGTPPKQMAVPSFNQQPVQSCSIDFPPPETSSWKGRPMWKILCPKPVHVRPPMPPRYPAPYGERMSPNQLCSVPNSSLLGHPFPPSVPPVLSPLQRAQLLGGAQLQPGRMSPSQFARVPGFVGSPLAAMNPKLLQGRIGQMLPPAPGFRAFFSAPPPTTPPPPQQHPPGPGPHLQNLRSQAPMFRPDTTHLHPQHRRLLHQRQQQNRNQHRNLNGAGDRGSHRSSHQDHIRKDPYANLMLQREKDWVSKIQMMQLQSTDPYLDDFYYQNYFEKLEKLSAAEEMQGDGPKKERTKLITPQVAKLEHTYKPVQFEGSLGKLTVSSVNNPRKMIDAVVTSRSEDDETKEKQVRDKRRKTLFIIEKTYSLLLDVEDYERRYLLSLEEERPALMDERKHKICCMYDNLRGKLPGQERPSDDHFVQIMCIRKGKRMVARILPFLSTEQAADILMTTARNLPFLIKKDAQDEVLPCLLSPFSLLLYHLPPVTVTSLLQQLMNLPQSAAAPAPSNPHLSAVLQNKFGLSLLLVVLSRGEDLQSSDAASELAQSNPWTEVMFVATRELLRIPQTGLAKPISIPTNLVSLFSRYVDRQKLNLLETKLQLVQGIR; this is encoded by the exons ATGTTCCGCTACGAG tctttggagGATTGTCCTCTGGATGAAGATGAAGATGCATTTCAGGGCCTGGGAGAGGAGGACGAAGAGATTGATCAATTCAATGATGATACATTTGGGTCAGGTGCAGTTG ATGATGATTGGCAGGAAGCACATGAGCGCCTGGCTGAACTGGAAGAGAAGCTACCTGCAGCAGTTAATGAACAAAGCGGCAATGGAGAAAGGGATGAGATGGACTTGTTGGGTGACCATGAGGAGAATCTGGCAGAGAGGCTCAGCAAGATGGTGATTGAAAATGAACTTGAAGACCCAGCTATCATGAGGGCGGTACAGACCAGGCCCGTGTTGCAA CCCCAACCAGGAAGTCTCAATTCCAGCATCTGGGATGGATCTGAAGTTCTGAGGCGAATCCGAGGACCACTGCTTGCTCAG GAAATGCCTACAGTGTCTGTGTTAGAATATGCCTTGCCTCAGAGGCCCCCCCAGGGCCCAGAAGATGATCGGGACCTTTCCGAGCGCGCATTACCAAGGCGGTCCACCTCGCCTGTCATTGGGAGTCCTCCTGTTAGAGCTGTCCCCATAGGCACCCCACCTAAGCAGATGGCTGTGCCCAGCTTCAACCAGCAG cctgtgcagtCCTGTTCCATAGACTTCCCTCCACCTGAAACCAGCAGCTGGAAAGGAAGGCCAATGTGGAAG ATTCTGTGTCCAAAGCCTGTCCACGTTCGGCCCCCAATGCCGCCACGGTATCCTGCTCCCTATGGTGAGAGGATGTCTCCAAACCAGCTCTGCAGTGTCCCG aactcctCCCTGCTGGGCCACCCTTTTCCCCCTAGCGTCCCTCCTGTCCTCAGCCCCCTCCAGAGAGCACAGCTTCTTGGAGGAGCACAG CTACAGCCTGGACGGATGTCTCCCAGCCAGTTTGCACGGGTCCCTGGATTCGTGGGCAGCCCACTTGCCGCCATGAATCCCAAGCTGTTGCAAGGGCGAATTGGGCAGATGCTCCCCCCGGCGCCAGGCTTCCGCGCCTTCTTCAGCGCCCCACCCCCCACTACACCGCCCCCTCCGCAGCAGCACCCCCCTGGCCCAGGACCCCACCTGCAAAACCTAAG ATCACAGGCTCCAATGTTTAGACCAGACACAACCCACCTTCATCCACAGCACCGTCGACTTTTGCATCAGAGACAGCAACAGAATAGAAA TCAACATCGGAATCTCAatggtgcaggagacagagggagTCACCGGAGCAGTCATCAGGATCATATCCGAAAGGATCCTTATGCCAACCTCATGCTGCAGCGAGAAAAAGACTGGGTCTCTAAAATCCAGATGATGCAACTGCAAAGCACTGATCCCTACCTGGATGATTTTTATTATCAG AATTACTTTGAAAAACTGGAGAAACTGTCAGCTGCTGAAGAAATGCAAGGTGACGGCCCAAAAAAGGAGCGCACCAAGCTCATCACGCCTCAGGTGGCCAAGCTGGAGCACACCTACAAACCAG TGCAGTTTGAGGGCTCTTTGGGAAAGCTCACTGTCTCTAGTGTGAATAATCCCCGAAAAATGATTGATGCTGTTGTGACGTCTCGGAGTGAGGATGAT gagacaaaagaaaaacaggttcGGGACAAAAGACGAAAAACCCTTTTCATAATTGAGAAA ACCTATAGTTTACTGCTTGATGTGGAGGATTACGAAAGGCGTTATCTCCTAAGTCTGGAAGAAGAGCGACCTGCCCTGATGGATGAAAGAAAGCACAAAATTTGTTGCATGTATGACAACTTAAGGGGGAAATTGCCTGGACAGGAGAG GCCGAGTGATGACCACTTTGTACAGATCATGTGTATCCGAAAGGGGAAGAGAATGGTAGCCCGGATTCTGCCTTTCCTCTCCACAGAGCAAGCAGCTGACATTCTCATGACAACAGCCAGGAACCTCCCTTTCCTCATCAAGAAGGACGCACAGGATGAG GTGCTGCCATGCCTATTGagtcccttctctctcctcctctaccATCTTCCACCAGTGACCGTCACCAGCCTTCTGCAGCAGCTGATGAACCTACCTCAGAGTGCAGCGGCCCCAGCTCCGTCCAACCCGCACCTCTCTGCCGTGCTCCAGAACAAG TTTGGCCTGTCCCTGCTTCTCGTCGTCCTGAGCCGCGGGGAAGACCTACAGAGCTCAGACGCCGCTTCAGAATTGGCGCAAAGCAACCCATG GACGGAGGTGATGTTTGTGGCAACCCGAGAACTTTTGCGGATTCCCCAGACGGGCCTGGCCAAGCCAATCTCTATACCCACAAACCTAGTATCCCTCTTTTCTCGTTACGTTGACCGACAGAAACTGAACTTGCTGGAGACAAAACTGCA GCTAGTTCAGGGGATACGGTAA
- the PATL1 gene encoding protein PAT1 homolog 1 isoform X1 has product MPSVQKVIMKLLCRLSLEDCPLDEDEDAFQGLGEEDEEIDQFNDDTFGSGAVDDDWQEAHERLAELEEKLPAAVNEQSGNGERDEMDLLGDHEENLAERLSKMVIENELEDPAIMRAVQTRPVLQPQPGSLNSSIWDGSEVLRRIRGPLLAQEMPTVSVLEYALPQRPPQGPEDDRDLSERALPRRSTSPVIGSPPVRAVPIGTPPKQMAVPSFNQQPVQSCSIDFPPPETSSWKGRPMWKILCPKPVHVRPPMPPRYPAPYGERMSPNQLCSVPNSSLLGHPFPPSVPPVLSPLQRAQLLGGAQLQPGRMSPSQFARVPGFVGSPLAAMNPKLLQGRIGQMLPPAPGFRAFFSAPPPTTPPPPQQHPPGPGPHLQNLRSQAPMFRPDTTHLHPQHRRLLHQRQQQNRNQHRNLNGAGDRGSHRSSHQDHIRKDPYANLMLQREKDWVSKIQMMQLQSTDPYLDDFYYQNYFEKLEKLSAAEEMQGDGPKKERTKLITPQVAKLEHTYKPVQFEGSLGKLTVSSVNNPRKMIDAVVTSRSEDDETKEKQVRDKRRKTLFIIEKTYSLLLDVEDYERRYLLSLEEERPALMDERKHKICCMYDNLRGKLPGQERPSDDHFVQIMCIRKGKRMVARILPFLSTEQAADILMTTARNLPFLIKKDAQDEVLPCLLSPFSLLLYHLPPVTVTSLLQQLMNLPQSAAAPAPSNPHLSAVLQNKFGLSLLLVVLSRGEDLQSSDAASELAQSNPWTEVMFVATRELLRIPQTGLAKPISIPTNLVSLFSRYVDRQKLNLLETKLQLVQGIR; this is encoded by the exons ATGCCATCTGTACAGAAAGTCATAATGAAGCTATTGTGTAGATTG tctttggagGATTGTCCTCTGGATGAAGATGAAGATGCATTTCAGGGCCTGGGAGAGGAGGACGAAGAGATTGATCAATTCAATGATGATACATTTGGGTCAGGTGCAGTTG ATGATGATTGGCAGGAAGCACATGAGCGCCTGGCTGAACTGGAAGAGAAGCTACCTGCAGCAGTTAATGAACAAAGCGGCAATGGAGAAAGGGATGAGATGGACTTGTTGGGTGACCATGAGGAGAATCTGGCAGAGAGGCTCAGCAAGATGGTGATTGAAAATGAACTTGAAGACCCAGCTATCATGAGGGCGGTACAGACCAGGCCCGTGTTGCAA CCCCAACCAGGAAGTCTCAATTCCAGCATCTGGGATGGATCTGAAGTTCTGAGGCGAATCCGAGGACCACTGCTTGCTCAG GAAATGCCTACAGTGTCTGTGTTAGAATATGCCTTGCCTCAGAGGCCCCCCCAGGGCCCAGAAGATGATCGGGACCTTTCCGAGCGCGCATTACCAAGGCGGTCCACCTCGCCTGTCATTGGGAGTCCTCCTGTTAGAGCTGTCCCCATAGGCACCCCACCTAAGCAGATGGCTGTGCCCAGCTTCAACCAGCAG cctgtgcagtCCTGTTCCATAGACTTCCCTCCACCTGAAACCAGCAGCTGGAAAGGAAGGCCAATGTGGAAG ATTCTGTGTCCAAAGCCTGTCCACGTTCGGCCCCCAATGCCGCCACGGTATCCTGCTCCCTATGGTGAGAGGATGTCTCCAAACCAGCTCTGCAGTGTCCCG aactcctCCCTGCTGGGCCACCCTTTTCCCCCTAGCGTCCCTCCTGTCCTCAGCCCCCTCCAGAGAGCACAGCTTCTTGGAGGAGCACAG CTACAGCCTGGACGGATGTCTCCCAGCCAGTTTGCACGGGTCCCTGGATTCGTGGGCAGCCCACTTGCCGCCATGAATCCCAAGCTGTTGCAAGGGCGAATTGGGCAGATGCTCCCCCCGGCGCCAGGCTTCCGCGCCTTCTTCAGCGCCCCACCCCCCACTACACCGCCCCCTCCGCAGCAGCACCCCCCTGGCCCAGGACCCCACCTGCAAAACCTAAG ATCACAGGCTCCAATGTTTAGACCAGACACAACCCACCTTCATCCACAGCACCGTCGACTTTTGCATCAGAGACAGCAACAGAATAGAAA TCAACATCGGAATCTCAatggtgcaggagacagagggagTCACCGGAGCAGTCATCAGGATCATATCCGAAAGGATCCTTATGCCAACCTCATGCTGCAGCGAGAAAAAGACTGGGTCTCTAAAATCCAGATGATGCAACTGCAAAGCACTGATCCCTACCTGGATGATTTTTATTATCAG AATTACTTTGAAAAACTGGAGAAACTGTCAGCTGCTGAAGAAATGCAAGGTGACGGCCCAAAAAAGGAGCGCACCAAGCTCATCACGCCTCAGGTGGCCAAGCTGGAGCACACCTACAAACCAG TGCAGTTTGAGGGCTCTTTGGGAAAGCTCACTGTCTCTAGTGTGAATAATCCCCGAAAAATGATTGATGCTGTTGTGACGTCTCGGAGTGAGGATGAT gagacaaaagaaaaacaggttcGGGACAAAAGACGAAAAACCCTTTTCATAATTGAGAAA ACCTATAGTTTACTGCTTGATGTGGAGGATTACGAAAGGCGTTATCTCCTAAGTCTGGAAGAAGAGCGACCTGCCCTGATGGATGAAAGAAAGCACAAAATTTGTTGCATGTATGACAACTTAAGGGGGAAATTGCCTGGACAGGAGAG GCCGAGTGATGACCACTTTGTACAGATCATGTGTATCCGAAAGGGGAAGAGAATGGTAGCCCGGATTCTGCCTTTCCTCTCCACAGAGCAAGCAGCTGACATTCTCATGACAACAGCCAGGAACCTCCCTTTCCTCATCAAGAAGGACGCACAGGATGAG GTGCTGCCATGCCTATTGagtcccttctctctcctcctctaccATCTTCCACCAGTGACCGTCACCAGCCTTCTGCAGCAGCTGATGAACCTACCTCAGAGTGCAGCGGCCCCAGCTCCGTCCAACCCGCACCTCTCTGCCGTGCTCCAGAACAAG TTTGGCCTGTCCCTGCTTCTCGTCGTCCTGAGCCGCGGGGAAGACCTACAGAGCTCAGACGCCGCTTCAGAATTGGCGCAAAGCAACCCATG GACGGAGGTGATGTTTGTGGCAACCCGAGAACTTTTGCGGATTCCCCAGACGGGCCTGGCCAAGCCAATCTCTATACCCACAAACCTAGTATCCCTCTTTTCTCGTTACGTTGACCGACAGAAACTGAACTTGCTGGAGACAAAACTGCA GCTAGTTCAGGGGATACGGTAA
- the PATL1 gene encoding protein PAT1 homolog 1 isoform X6, which produces MFRYESLEDCPLDEDEDAFQGLGEEDEEIDQFNDDTFGSGAVDDDWQEAHERLAELEEKLPAAVNEQSGNGERDEMDLLGDHEENLAERLSKMVIENELEDPAIMRAVQTRPVLQPQPGSLNSSIWDGSEVLRRIRGPLLAQEMPTVSVLEYALPQRPPQGPEDDRDLSERALPRRSTSPVIGSPPVRAVPIGTPPKQMAVPSFNQQILCPKPVHVRPPMPPRYPAPYGERMSPNQLCSVPNSSLLGHPFPPSVPPVLSPLQRAQLLGGAQLQPGRMSPSQFARVPGFVGSPLAAMNPKLLQGRIGQMLPPAPGFRAFFSAPPPTTPPPPQQHPPGPGPHLQNLRSQAPMFRPDTTHLHPQHRRLLHQRQQQNRNQHRNLNGAGDRGSHRSSHQDHIRKDPYANLMLQREKDWVSKIQMMQLQSTDPYLDDFYYQNYFEKLEKLSAAEEMQGDGPKKERTKLITPQVAKLEHTYKPVQFEGSLGKLTVSSVNNPRKMIDAVVTSRSEDDETKEKQVRDKRRKTLFIIEKTYSLLLDVEDYERRYLLSLEEERPALMDERKHKICCMYDNLRGKLPGQERPSDDHFVQIMCIRKGKRMVARILPFLSTEQAADILMTTARNLPFLIKKDAQDEVLPCLLSPFSLLLYHLPPVTVTSLLQQLMNLPQSAAAPAPSNPHLSAVLQNKFGLSLLLVVLSRGEDLQSSDAASELAQSNPWTEVMFVATRELLRIPQTGLAKPISIPTNLVSLFSRYVDRQKLNLLETKLQLVQGIR; this is translated from the exons ATGTTCCGCTACGAG tctttggagGATTGTCCTCTGGATGAAGATGAAGATGCATTTCAGGGCCTGGGAGAGGAGGACGAAGAGATTGATCAATTCAATGATGATACATTTGGGTCAGGTGCAGTTG ATGATGATTGGCAGGAAGCACATGAGCGCCTGGCTGAACTGGAAGAGAAGCTACCTGCAGCAGTTAATGAACAAAGCGGCAATGGAGAAAGGGATGAGATGGACTTGTTGGGTGACCATGAGGAGAATCTGGCAGAGAGGCTCAGCAAGATGGTGATTGAAAATGAACTTGAAGACCCAGCTATCATGAGGGCGGTACAGACCAGGCCCGTGTTGCAA CCCCAACCAGGAAGTCTCAATTCCAGCATCTGGGATGGATCTGAAGTTCTGAGGCGAATCCGAGGACCACTGCTTGCTCAG GAAATGCCTACAGTGTCTGTGTTAGAATATGCCTTGCCTCAGAGGCCCCCCCAGGGCCCAGAAGATGATCGGGACCTTTCCGAGCGCGCATTACCAAGGCGGTCCACCTCGCCTGTCATTGGGAGTCCTCCTGTTAGAGCTGTCCCCATAGGCACCCCACCTAAGCAGATGGCTGTGCCCAGCTTCAACCAGCAG ATTCTGTGTCCAAAGCCTGTCCACGTTCGGCCCCCAATGCCGCCACGGTATCCTGCTCCCTATGGTGAGAGGATGTCTCCAAACCAGCTCTGCAGTGTCCCG aactcctCCCTGCTGGGCCACCCTTTTCCCCCTAGCGTCCCTCCTGTCCTCAGCCCCCTCCAGAGAGCACAGCTTCTTGGAGGAGCACAG CTACAGCCTGGACGGATGTCTCCCAGCCAGTTTGCACGGGTCCCTGGATTCGTGGGCAGCCCACTTGCCGCCATGAATCCCAAGCTGTTGCAAGGGCGAATTGGGCAGATGCTCCCCCCGGCGCCAGGCTTCCGCGCCTTCTTCAGCGCCCCACCCCCCACTACACCGCCCCCTCCGCAGCAGCACCCCCCTGGCCCAGGACCCCACCTGCAAAACCTAAG ATCACAGGCTCCAATGTTTAGACCAGACACAACCCACCTTCATCCACAGCACCGTCGACTTTTGCATCAGAGACAGCAACAGAATAGAAA TCAACATCGGAATCTCAatggtgcaggagacagagggagTCACCGGAGCAGTCATCAGGATCATATCCGAAAGGATCCTTATGCCAACCTCATGCTGCAGCGAGAAAAAGACTGGGTCTCTAAAATCCAGATGATGCAACTGCAAAGCACTGATCCCTACCTGGATGATTTTTATTATCAG AATTACTTTGAAAAACTGGAGAAACTGTCAGCTGCTGAAGAAATGCAAGGTGACGGCCCAAAAAAGGAGCGCACCAAGCTCATCACGCCTCAGGTGGCCAAGCTGGAGCACACCTACAAACCAG TGCAGTTTGAGGGCTCTTTGGGAAAGCTCACTGTCTCTAGTGTGAATAATCCCCGAAAAATGATTGATGCTGTTGTGACGTCTCGGAGTGAGGATGAT gagacaaaagaaaaacaggttcGGGACAAAAGACGAAAAACCCTTTTCATAATTGAGAAA ACCTATAGTTTACTGCTTGATGTGGAGGATTACGAAAGGCGTTATCTCCTAAGTCTGGAAGAAGAGCGACCTGCCCTGATGGATGAAAGAAAGCACAAAATTTGTTGCATGTATGACAACTTAAGGGGGAAATTGCCTGGACAGGAGAG GCCGAGTGATGACCACTTTGTACAGATCATGTGTATCCGAAAGGGGAAGAGAATGGTAGCCCGGATTCTGCCTTTCCTCTCCACAGAGCAAGCAGCTGACATTCTCATGACAACAGCCAGGAACCTCCCTTTCCTCATCAAGAAGGACGCACAGGATGAG GTGCTGCCATGCCTATTGagtcccttctctctcctcctctaccATCTTCCACCAGTGACCGTCACCAGCCTTCTGCAGCAGCTGATGAACCTACCTCAGAGTGCAGCGGCCCCAGCTCCGTCCAACCCGCACCTCTCTGCCGTGCTCCAGAACAAG TTTGGCCTGTCCCTGCTTCTCGTCGTCCTGAGCCGCGGGGAAGACCTACAGAGCTCAGACGCCGCTTCAGAATTGGCGCAAAGCAACCCATG GACGGAGGTGATGTTTGTGGCAACCCGAGAACTTTTGCGGATTCCCCAGACGGGCCTGGCCAAGCCAATCTCTATACCCACAAACCTAGTATCCCTCTTTTCTCGTTACGTTGACCGACAGAAACTGAACTTGCTGGAGACAAAACTGCA GCTAGTTCAGGGGATACGGTAA